The proteins below come from a single Candidatus Poribacteria bacterium genomic window:
- a CDS encoding T9SS type A sorting domain-containing protein, whose translation MRTTLVWTLILFTLSLLILLPHVALAQTEQGERPIVHLVYLSGGNPQPNIDAKLDTLIKDTQQFFADQMEAHGFERKTFLYETDAHGKAVVHHEPKNFPRPHYLLLLYESNELLSFAGLHTCGVAWVPGDAIGGSANIPSRCFDVYTFGHELGHLFGLGHNFRNDGYLMAYGTQNQLSYSSAEWLDVHPAFNTGGYFTNRNTTIKMLPPSLVSPSNAIRLRFEVTDPEGLHQAQLTSRAINRFPRFPALIDYEGLNGSTDSTLEFIIPDPTIFTGNAFDVNLDVIDMQGNIFLGSTYATYRVNTTLLLPPSEVPSSLDSHSEVHVQHRIGQIRPQYTTWNLPEGAIARLGKGGINQVAYSPDGRRLAVANSAGILLYDTQTYQEVSFFTDTGHGTVGYSVSFSPDGKTLASADYNSISLWHVETGQRLRTLTVPDLIATYVAFSPGGKTLASIGSDIYLWDVDTGNLLHTLVLKDMVHLNLIQGAVPAHVVFSPDGQTLASTSIGKILQLWDVETGDLLHTLEHESYFTDVAFSPDGKTIASAIAGRHSDILYFWDVETGQRLRPFTEHGYDINSIAFSPDGKTLAIGSRYTIRGNDGGDLTLWDLDTGTLLHTLVGHSYYILDVAFSPDGQTLTSASGEGTLRFWNVETGQLLHTLDDHTNNINDVAFSPDGQMLATASGDSDGHAGTAPTIRLWDLSTRSILYTMTGHPFHSVAFSPDGQMLASGSHDGAIGLWDVNTGRLLRTLTGHAHTVAKTLFSPDGQILASGSHDGAIGLWDINTGRLLRALQHTLPVVDISFNRDGSMLASLSSQTHSNVDNIILWDVDTGNRLDPAMGIGSSFQMDLSPDGKTLAASGFSRIHLWDVETRSIRHTFRDRELTFMDVAFSPDGKTLAALVSPDPFKGGLPYIQFWDVETRSSLRTLTGHNFGHGFHGGASIAFSPDGQTLASASRDNTVLLWDLAPTPPEPARVTADVNGDGEVNIQDLVAVAAAIGETDENDADVNGDGEVNIQDLVAVAAALGEVAAAPAALRQEGASHLTQEDVQHWITQARQLNLTDARTQLGILFLEQLLSAMIPKETALLPNYPNPFNPETWIPYQLATPADVKLTIYDIQGRVVRDLDLGHQRAGMYQSKSRAAYWDGKNAVGEPVASGVYFYTLTAGDFTATRKLLIRK comes from the coding sequence ATGAGAACGACTTTAGTTTGGACACTGATATTATTTACATTATCACTTCTCATATTGTTACCGCACGTTGCTTTGGCACAGACCGAACAAGGTGAGAGACCTATCGTCCACCTCGTTTATCTGAGTGGCGGTAACCCACAGCCAAATATTGATGCGAAATTGGATACATTGATAAAGGACACACAGCAGTTCTTTGCAGACCAAATGGAAGCACACGGGTTCGAGAGAAAAACATTCTTGTATGAAACCGACGCGCATGGAAAAGCAGTCGTGCATCATGAGCCAAAAAACTTTCCGCGACCTCATTACCTACTCTTGTTGTATGAGAGCAATGAGTTGCTGTCGTTCGCCGGGTTACACACTTGTGGTGTCGCCTGGGTACCCGGAGACGCGATTGGTGGAAGCGCAAACATTCCGAGTCGTTGTTTTGATGTTTACACATTTGGGCATGAGCTCGGGCACCTTTTTGGATTGGGACACAATTTTCGCAATGATGGCTACCTGATGGCTTACGGAACACAAAACCAATTATCCTATAGTAGTGCAGAATGGTTGGACGTCCATCCGGCTTTTAACACCGGTGGATACTTCACCAATAGGAACACAACGATTAAAATGCTGCCCCCCAGCCTTGTATCCCCCAGCAATGCGATCCGCCTCCGCTTTGAAGTAACCGATCCGGAGGGTCTGCATCAAGCACAATTAACATCAAGGGCAATTAATAGATTCCCTAGATTTCCTGCACTGATCGATTATGAGGGATTAAATGGAAGCACAGACAGCACACTTGAATTTATCATCCCAGATCCGACAATTTTCACTGGAAATGCGTTTGACGTAAACCTTGATGTTATTGATATGCAGGGAAACATTTTCCTGGGTTCTACGTATGCTACGTATCGGGTTAACACGACTCTTCTGTTGCCACCCTCCGAGGTTCCGTCAAGTTTGGACTCACATTCGGAAGTACACGTGCAACATAGAATTGGTCAGATACGTCCGCAGTACACAACATGGAATTTACCCGAAGGTGCCATAGCGCGTCTGGGTAAAGGTGGCATTAATCAAGTCGCGTATTCACCGGACGGTAGACGTTTGGCAGTTGCGAATTCTGCCGGTATTTTGCTCTATGATACACAAACTTATCAAGAAGTCTCTTTTTTCACTGACACTGGCCACGGGACCGTGGGCTATAGTGTCTCGTTTAGTCCGGATGGGAAGACCCTCGCAAGCGCGGACTATAACTCCATCAGTCTATGGCATGTTGAGACGGGACAACGCCTTCGGACCCTCACCGTGCCTGACCTAATAGCCACTTATGTCGCTTTTAGTCCGGGTGGGAAGACCCTCGCAAGCATCGGAAGTGATATCTATCTGTGGGATGTAGACACTGGAAATCTCCTCCATACCCTCGTGCTGAAGGACATGGTTCATTTGAATCTTATCCAAGGTGCTGTGCCTGCTCATGTTGTATTTAGTCCGGATGGGCAGACACTTGCAAGTACAAGTATTGGCAAGATTCTCCAGTTATGGGATGTTGAAACAGGGGATCTCCTTCACACGCTTGAACATGAAAGTTATTTTACGGATGTCGCCTTCAGCCCGGATGGAAAGACGATCGCAAGCGCGATTGCAGGTCGGCATAGTGATATCTTATATTTTTGGGATGTTGAAACCGGACAACGCCTCCGCCCCTTCACCGAACATGGATATGATATCAACAGTATCGCCTTCAGCCCGGATGGAAAGACACTCGCCATTGGAAGCCGTTATACTATACGTGGAAATGATGGTGGGGATCTCACTTTATGGGATCTTGACACCGGAACGCTCCTTCACACACTTGTCGGGCATAGTTATTATATCCTGGATGTTGCCTTCAGTCCGGATGGACAGACGCTCACAAGCGCGAGTGGAGAGGGCACCTTACGTTTTTGGAATGTTGAGACCGGACAACTCCTCCACACCTTAGACGACCATACAAATAATATCAATGATGTCGCCTTCAGCCCGGATGGACAGATGTTAGCAACCGCGAGTGGAGACAGCGACGGTCACGCCGGCACTGCCCCCACCATCCGTTTATGGGATCTTAGTACACGCAGCATCCTCTATACGATGACAGGCCATCCTTTTCATTCTGTCGCTTTCAGTCCGGATGGACAGATGTTAGCAAGTGGCAGTCACGACGGGGCTATCGGTTTATGGGACGTCAACACAGGCAGACTGCTCCGCACTCTCACAGGACATGCCCACACTGTCGCCAAAACATTGTTTTCTCCGGACGGACAGATACTCGCAAGTGGCAGTCACGACGGGGCTATCGGTTTATGGGACATCAACACAGGCAGACTGCTCCGCGCACTCCAACATACGCTTCCTGTAGTTGATATAAGTTTTAACCGTGATGGGTCGATGCTCGCAAGCCTGAGTTCTCAAACCCACTCCAACGTTGACAACATCATTTTATGGGATGTTGACACGGGCAACCGTCTGGATCCTGCCATGGGTATAGGTTCGTCCTTTCAGATGGACCTCAGTCCCGATGGCAAAACACTCGCTGCCTCCGGATTCTCTCGAATTCACTTGTGGGATGTTGAGACGCGCAGCATCCGCCACACCTTCAGGGACAGGGAGCTGACCTTCATGGATGTAGCCTTTAGTCCCGATGGCAAAACACTCGCTGCCCTGGTATCTCCTGACCCGTTCAAGGGAGGGTTGCCTTACATCCAGTTCTGGGATGTTGAGACGCGCAGCAGCCTCCGCACACTCACAGGACATAACTTCGGTCACGGATTTCACGGGGGTGCGTCCATTGCTTTCAGTCCGGATGGACAGACGCTTGCCAGCGCAAGTCGTGATAACACCGTCCTGCTGTGGGACCTTGCTCCCACGCCACCAGAACCAGCGCGCGTCACGGCAGATGTCAATGGGGATGGTGAAGTCAACATCCAAGACCTCGTCGCCGTCGCCGCAGCAATCGGAGAAACTGACGAAAATGATGCCGATGTTAATGGGGATGGTGAAGTCAACATCCAAGACCTCGTCGCCGTCGCTGCAGCATTGGGTGAAGTCGCAGCGGCACCTGCTGCCCTGCGGCAAGAAGGCGCATCGCACCTAACACAAGAAGACGTGCAGCACTGGATCACTCAAGCACGGCAGTTAAATTTGACAGATGCGAGGACACAACTGGGCATTCTCTTCTTGGAGCAGCTGCTATCTGCAATGATACCGAAAGAGACGGCACTTTTGCCGAACTACCCGAACCCGTTCAACCCAGAGACGTGGATTCCGTATCAATTGGCAACCCCTGCGGATGTGAAACTGACGATATACGACATCCAAGGACGCGTCGTGCGAGATTTGGACTTAGGACATCAGCGTGCTGGGATGTATCAGAGCAAAAGCCGTGCGGCGTATTGGGATGGTAAGAATGCTGTCGGTGAACCCGTCGCAAGCGGTGTCTATTTCTATACGCTCACCGCTGGCGATTTCACTGCCACGCGGAAACTCCTGATACGGAAATAG